The following is a genomic window from Pyricularia oryzae 70-15 chromosome 5, whole genome shotgun sequence.
ATGCGTGTCATGATCTGCGACGCTGGAATGTCGGGTATCACCATCTCTTCGCTGTTGTCCAAGTATGGGTATTCGCTAAAATGTATCCAGGATTCGTAGATGCCACGCCGCGAAAAGGCATCGCCAACCCATTTGGAGAGCATGACGGCTACCATAATAGGGAGTACGTAAGTCAGGGCTCCAGTGAGTTCAAACATGATGACCACGATGGACACAGTCATCCTCGTGACTCCCGCAAGCGTAGCAGCGGCACCCATAATCGCGTACGTGCCTGGGATAACGCAGGGCACGTCTGGTTCGCATGTTGAAAAGGGCAAAAATCCCGGATAACTTTGCTGCCAGATCTCCACGGCAATGCCGACTGCTCTGCCGGTCAGAGCCCCGATAGCCATGGACGGCAGTATGATACCCGCTGGGATTTGGAGCCCAAAGGTAATCGCTGCTAGAAGGAAGCCAAGCAGAGAGGCGAATAGGAGTAACACTATGGTCCCAACCGAAGCTGCACCGGTCTTGCATAGTCCGAACTGATCATCAAGGACTCGCGAACACTCCATAAACAGTGATGACACGAGCTCCGAGTTCTGCGCCCGCATGTAGAGGTTGGGATAATTGACAAGTGCCGTGAGCAACGCGACTACTGCAACCTGTGTCGTCGGTCCTGGTAGCCAGTGATTTTGCTTTTTCCATTGGGCAACTTTCATATTGAGTTTGATAAAGAGGCCACCGTATATGCCCTGATGGGTTTTCCATTATGTTAGCAACTGGGAATTCAGTATTCGAATATGCATGTATTGGTAAGGTCAATGCTGCTTACACCTAAAATCCCCAGAAGAGCGAATGGGACCATTTCAAATGCATGAAAGCCAGTGCTGTACTTGACTTGATACATGACCAGTTTTCCCGACCTGAACGGGTCAAGAGCCTGCAAAGTGACAGCCGCGGTCATGGCACAAACAAAGCTTTGCCACATAGTTTTGTCTGGAAAGTAGTAGGAGAGTTGCTAGTAGCGGTCTGTCAGCATTGGGTCTGCTCATACTCTGTAGAGACGGACTATGGCTTACTTCCAAGCTAAACAACACACCCCCAATGGGTGAGCCAAAAGCTACAGATATACCAGATGCGGCAGCTGCCGACAGCACCTCTCGTTTCCTGGCTATAACAAAATGTTGAGTCAGCAGGTAGCAATCAAGAGCGAGCAGAGGATTAAGCATAGAAACACACCTTCATTTTCCCTGATGTTTTTGAAGGGTTTGGTGGCTATGTTTGCACAGCAGCATGCAACGTGGACGAGAGGGCCTTCTTTGCCAAGCCACATGCCAGACGCGACGGCCAAGCACTTCATAATGGTCAACAGAGAAAATTCAGGGGTAGAAAAGGAAGGTCACCACGGGCGGCGATTGCTTACAAGTCCCAGAGATTTCGTCACCAGGGTCCACACCCCCAACAGCCTCCTGATAACGAAGCCACCAAGGACTGTCTTGATCTCGGGGATACCACTGTGCTTCGCGTGCATGGAGTACTCTCGTACTAGGATATGCGCACAGAGCGCGAAAGTAACCTACAGCCAGAGTCAGCTCGCTTGATCTCAACGGTTACCCAAACGGGAGGCGATGGAAAGCGTACCGAAAACAAAATGAAGAAAAAATATTCTATTATCCACTTTCCACCAGCAGACGCAATGCCCAAAGCGGCCGCCCACGGGCGCCACCCGACGCATTTGGACCATTCATCGTAGCCAAAGCAGCAGAACCCCTTGTTGAGATAAAAGGCCCCGCCATCGGAGCCGGTGGAGCAGTATCCCGTCTTCAGATCACCCATCCAGTCTGTGGTGATGTCTATAGCGGCAGCAACTGTGCCGACGGCCATACCCGTCGCCACCAGGATGATCCAAACCTGGCTCGCGTCCAGCAGTTGCGGTATGTAACCCAAGACACCCGAGGCCTGAGAGTACAGCACGCGAAGCCGCTGCCGCTCCTTGGTGTACTCAAAGATCCAGTCGATGGCCGTCAAGTCCGCATATCCAACACGTCGGCCCGGACCTTCGACGTACCAATCCTGCCCACCATCCTTAGAGGAGCCGTTGAATCTGCCTGGGCTACGAGGAGAGCGCAGGCCTCCGATGGGCGTACCCGATCGTGCAGTATAGTCGCCTGGGGTCAGGCCTGGAGATAAGCGCGATGCTCCCTCGCCAGGTCCGCTGGTCAAGCTCGAGAGGTAGCGCGTCGTCTGAGAAGCGCTCCCTTTCTGGTTGCGCCTGGACGATGATGCCAAGTCATCAGTCAAGGGGTCGTCGCCGAGGATACCATCGTCTTGCGGCTCGTCCACGAAAAAGTCAAGCTCGTCCGATTCATCGTAAAACGATTGGTGGTCATTTAGAGAAGGCGACAGTTGATTCGATCTAGAGGCAGAGCCAATGTTCAGTGTACGAGACCGGTCCATTGTAGGCGACTTTCCATCTTTCAGGAATGACGTGCCGACAAGACGTCTTCCGTGGCCGCGCTAACGATAGAGGGTCGATAATCGCAGTCGCGGGTAGGATTCGGGGCCAGCCTTCGGTGGTCGGGTGCGATGCGGGCTGCCACACAGATAGGCGGTTTCGGGGCCAGTTTGGATTCACCGTTTGGAAGTCCTCGAATTGCGGCGGCACACGCGCTGTAGGCTCTCCATACTCGGGGAGTCGAGCCGCAAGCGACAGCTGGAGGGTGCCATATTTTACACTGTTTTCAACACTGTCAAGACCCACATCTTGCGCTAGAACTTTGGAAGCGACTTGGCGTGGAATCTAAAAAGGTGCAACGCAACGG
Proteins encoded in this region:
- a CDS encoding chloride channel protein 5, which translates into the protein MDRSRTLNIGSASRSNQLSPSLNDHQSFYDESDELDFFVDEPQDDGILGDDPLTDDLASSSRRNQKGSASQTTRYLSSLTSGPGEGASRLSPGLTPGDYTARSGTPIGGLRSPRSPGRFNGSSKDGGQDWYVEGPGRRVGYADLTAIDWIFEYTKERQRLRVLYSQASGVLGYIPQLLDASQVWIILVATGMAVGTVAAAIDITTDWMGDLKTGYCSTGSDGGAFYLNKGFCCFGYDEWSKCVGWRPWAAALGIASAGGKWIIEYFFFILFSVTFALCAHILVREYSMHAKHSGIPEIKTVLGGFVIRRLLGVWTLVTKSLGLCLAVASGMWLGKEGPLVHVACCCANIATKPFKNIRENEARKREVLSAAAASGISVAFGSPIGGVLFSLEQLSYYFPDKTMWQSFVCAMTAAVTLQALDPFRSGKLVMYQVKYSTGFHAFEMVPFALLGILGGIYGGLFIKLNMKVAQWKKQNHWLPGPTTQVAVVALLTALVNYPNLYMRAQNSELVSSLFMECSRVLDDQFGLCKTGAASVGTIVLLLFASLLGFLLAAITFGLQIPAGIILPSMAIGALTGRAVGIAVEIWQQSYPGFLPFSTCEPDVPCVIPGTYAIMGAAATLAGVTRMTVSIVVIMFELTGALTYVLPIMVAVMLSKWVGDAFSRRGIYESWIHFSEYPYLDNSEEMVIPDIPASQIMTRIEDLVVLTAVGHTIGSLQHILDTHQYRGFPVISDPREAVLLGYISRAELAYNLHTFTQPPQSLPPETEAFFSHQPMADPRTTLDLRPWMDQTPITLSSRSNLHLTVTYFQKLGLRYLLFTDRGVLQGLLTKKDVWYVLNGAEETRRTSGLARDAGLETGITREDGDGESRGLLRDDGGEEPTSPGADRRDSIL